One stretch of Juglans microcarpa x Juglans regia isolate MS1-56 chromosome 3D, Jm3101_v1.0, whole genome shotgun sequence DNA includes these proteins:
- the LOC121255713 gene encoding 21 kDa protein-like, translating into MKTQPPRFLFLSLCLAALLFGLRPIPAVGDTGPVTTTNATDFIRNSCGTTLYPDLCYTSLSRYANAIQQNPAQLAKVAIGVSLAKARGIASYVSNVSRHSDHGADPLTVSVLHDCFTNFGDAVDEMRGSLQQMRQLGAAGAESFRFQMGNVQTWMSAALTDEETCTDGFEDVKDGPVKTDMCDRVAKVKKFTSNALALVNSYVAKGIP; encoded by the coding sequence ATGAAAACCCAACCGCCACggtttctcttcctctccctctgcTTAGCAGCATTGCTCTTCGGGCTGCGGCCAATTCCAGCCGTCGGTGACACCGGGCCCGTAACCACAACCAACGCCACGGATTTCATCCGCAACAGTTGCGGAACAACCTTGTACCCGGACCTGTGCTACACCTCGCTGTCCCGCTACGCCAATGCCATACAGCAAAACCCGGCCCAGCTGGCCAAAGTCGCCATAGGAGTGAGCCTCGCCAAGGCCCGGGGCATTGCCTCCTACGTCTCCAACGTCTCCCGACATTCCGACCACGGCGCCGACCCGCTAACGGTTTCCGTCCTACATGATTGCTTCACCAACTTCGGCGACGCCGTGGACGAGATGCGCGGGTCGCTGCAACAGATGCGGCAGCTGGGAGCTGCCGGAGCGGAGTCGTTCAGGTTCCAGATGGGCAACGTGCAGACGTGGATGAGCGCGGCGCTGACGGACGAGGAAACTTGCACGGACGGGTTCGAGGACGTCAAGGATGGTCCGGTGAAGACGGACATGTGTGATCGGGTGGCGAAGGTAAAGAAATTCACGAGCAACGCGCTTGCTTTGGTGAACAGTTATGTCGCCAAGGGGATCCCTTGA